In Bradyrhizobium sp. 170, the DNA window ACCATCGCCGGGATGCTTTTGGGCCGTTCGCAAAAAGCCGGAACGATACGATCGCCGAAGCGCGGTTCTAGCCGCATCGCCGGAATGGAATGCTGCGACCAGTCCATGGCGTGCCTCGTCAGCTCTTCTTCATCTCGTAGACGTGCTCAGGCCCCGGGAAAGCGCGCGAGCGCACGTCGCTGGCGTAGCCCTGGACCGCGGCTTCGATCGCGGGGCCGAGATCGCCGTAGCGGCGAACGAATTTCGGCGTCCTGGGCGACAGGCCCAGCATGTCCTCCAGCACCAGCACCTGCCCGTCGCAAGCTGAGCTGGCGCCAATGCCGATGGTCGGAATGGCGATGGTCTGCGTGATCTTTCGCGCCAGCGGCTCGGCGACCGCCTCGACCACGACCGAGAATGCCCCGGCATCCGAAATCGCCTGGGCATCCCTCAGGATCGGGTCCCAACTGCCCTCGTCGCGGCCCTGCGCGCGAAACGAACCGAGCGTGTTGATCGATTGCGGCGTCAACCCGATATGGCCCATGACAGGAACGCCGCGCTCGGACAGGAACGCGACGGTCTCCGCCATCCGCGCTCCGCCTTCGAGCTTCACCGCGCCGCAATGGGTTTCCTTCAATATCCGCACCGCGGAATGAAATGCCTGCTCCTTCGAGGCCTCAT includes these proteins:
- the panB gene encoding 3-methyl-2-oxobutanoate hydroxymethyltransferase; the protein is MSVQSAIKRKTAPDIRARKNGEPIVMLTSYHAHTAALVDRHCDVILVGDSLGNVMHGFETTVPVTLDMMILQGHAVMRGSQHALVVVDMPFGSYEASKEQAFHSAVRILKETHCGAVKLEGGARMAETVAFLSERGVPVMGHIGLTPQSINTLGSFRAQGRDEGSWDPILRDAQAISDAGAFSVVVEAVAEPLARKITQTIAIPTIGIGASSACDGQVLVLEDMLGLSPRTPKFVRRYGDLGPAIEAAVQGYASDVRSRAFPGPEHVYEMKKS